In a single window of the Flavobacterium sp. W4I14 genome:
- a CDS encoding OOP family OmpA-OmpF porin (product_source=KO:K03286; cath_funfam=1.25.40.10,3.30.1330.60; cleavage_site_network=SignalP-noTM; cog=COG0457,COG2885; ko=KO:K03286; pfam=PF00691,PF07676; smart=SM00028; superfamily=103088,48452) yields the protein MKKILLFLLVAFGGFANAQYVVNYKKVADTYFENKDYYAASTFYKKALKITGDSTQAILPYGMERKSATDDKVIDDYEGSIYNLAESSRLYREFNEAEKYYAIAITFTNTRFRKALFYYAESLRANKKFNLAIDAFQQFIQKNPGDALVKDAQKEIESCKFAIEEMRFPRMVQVKKVPGNVNGLGSNYAPVKINNELYFTSSRPVAVGSKKDMVKTAAGEVQVSTKTNPFLNNIYAAKGELTSADIAVRKIDISFPKNMEVAAATFTPDGNTVYFTAWKDKEKYAIYSSKKTGDKWADPLPVGLQVNSKDFNSTQPFVTSDGKFLLFSSDRSGGYGKYDLWYCTVREDGSLGQAVNFGSTINTEYDERAPYYNPLTKKLLFSTDGRIGFGGLDFFESEGDLVDWTKPKNAGYPFNSSKDDLYFTATDDKGTKGYISSDRESSCCLEVFEVKKEYFSIAGILTDCKTKLPLAGANVTLTNAEGAQKITTGTDGIYRFKVDSKRPIKLLFAKDNYFAITKNYPYEELAKADTLIYKDYCLSPFKLGIPMALDNVYYEFNSAELTEPSKKVLDFLIPIMEDNPEMEIELGSHTDNIGTDEYNLDLSNRRAKSCTDYLESKGIAAARMTSKGYGESMPIAPNEIVVKRKKKDNPEGRAKNRRTEFKVTKK from the coding sequence ATGAAAAAAATATTACTCTTTTTGTTAGTGGCATTTGGCGGTTTTGCAAACGCACAGTATGTGGTGAATTATAAAAAGGTTGCAGATACTTATTTCGAAAATAAGGATTACTACGCAGCATCTACTTTTTATAAAAAAGCCTTAAAAATTACTGGAGACAGTACCCAGGCCATTTTACCATACGGTATGGAAAGGAAATCAGCGACTGATGATAAAGTGATAGACGATTATGAAGGATCGATTTATAACCTTGCAGAATCTAGTAGGTTGTATAGGGAATTTAACGAGGCTGAAAAATATTATGCCATAGCGATCACCTTTACCAATACACGTTTTAGAAAGGCGCTATTTTATTATGCAGAAAGCTTAAGGGCAAATAAAAAATTTAACCTGGCTATCGATGCTTTTCAACAGTTTATCCAAAAAAATCCTGGTGATGCTTTGGTAAAAGATGCCCAAAAGGAAATCGAATCGTGTAAGTTTGCGATCGAAGAAATGCGTTTTCCACGGATGGTCCAGGTTAAAAAAGTACCTGGTAACGTAAATGGTTTAGGTTCTAATTATGCTCCCGTTAAAATCAACAACGAGCTGTATTTTACTTCATCCCGTCCGGTTGCTGTAGGTAGTAAAAAAGATATGGTTAAAACAGCTGCCGGAGAAGTTCAGGTATCAACTAAAACCAATCCATTCCTAAATAATATTTATGCAGCCAAGGGCGAATTAACTTCGGCAGATATTGCAGTAAGAAAAATCGATATCAGTTTTCCTAAAAATATGGAAGTTGCTGCCGCTACTTTTACTCCTGATGGAAATACAGTGTACTTTACAGCCTGGAAGGATAAAGAAAAATATGCCATTTATTCTTCTAAAAAAACAGGTGATAAATGGGCAGACCCACTGCCAGTTGGTTTACAGGTAAACAGTAAAGATTTTAACTCAACTCAACCATTTGTAACCAGCGATGGTAAATTCCTGCTTTTCTCATCTGATAGAAGCGGTGGTTATGGTAAGTACGATCTTTGGTATTGTACCGTTCGCGAAGATGGATCTTTAGGCCAGGCCGTAAACTTTGGCTCAACCATTAATACTGAATATGATGAACGTGCACCATACTACAATCCATTAACCAAAAAGTTATTGTTCAGTACCGATGGTAGAATAGGCTTTGGTGGTCTCGATTTCTTCGAGTCAGAAGGTGATCTTGTAGATTGGACCAAGCCAAAAAATGCAGGTTATCCATTTAACTCATCAAAAGATGATCTTTACTTCACTGCAACAGATGATAAAGGAACAAAAGGATATATCAGTTCTGACCGCGAATCATCATGCTGCTTAGAGGTATTTGAAGTGAAAAAAGAATACTTCTCAATCGCTGGTATTTTAACTGACTGTAAAACTAAATTACCTTTAGCAGGTGCAAATGTAACCCTTACCAATGCAGAAGGTGCCCAGAAAATTACAACTGGTACCGATGGTATTTATAGGTTTAAAGTAGATTCGAAAAGACCAATCAAGTTGCTTTTTGCGAAAGATAATTATTTCGCAATTACTAAGAACTATCCTTACGAAGAATTGGCTAAAGCAGATACCTTGATTTATAAAGATTATTGCTTAAGTCCTTTCAAATTGGGTATCCCAATGGCTTTGGATAACGTTTATTACGAATTTAACAGTGCCGAATTAACTGAGCCTTCTAAAAAAGTGTTAGACTTCCTGATTCCGATTATGGAGGATAACCCTGAAATGGAAATCGAATTGGGTTCTCATACTGATAACATTGGAACAGATGAGTATAACTTGGATCTATCGAACAGAAGGGCTAAATCTTGTACGGATTATTTAGAAAGTAAAGGTATTGCCGCTGCTAGAATGACTTCTAAAGGTTATGGAGAATCAATGCCGATTGCACCAAACGAAATCGTAGTGAAACGCAAGAAAAAAGATAATCCGGAAGGAAGAGCAAAGAACAGAAGAACAGAATTTAAAGTAACCAAAAAATAA
- a CDS encoding type IX secretion system PorP/SprF family membrane protein (product_source=TIGR03519; cleavage_site_network=SignalP-noTM; pfam=PF11751; superfamily=56925; tigrfam=TIGR03519) — MKILSALKIYVAVLGLLLCTAKSFAQTDPHFSQYYANPLYLNPALTGVIDGDYRATVNFKQQWSALNSSFLTGGASFDMAPKKNFAFGATILNQRAGELDFNYLSALVSGSYRLRFGAEGLQMVSFGLQAGVINRSFDFSQARFGNQFNPISGYDGGMMSGETLSSQSSLVPDVNAGIMYFDGNPNKSVNVFLGASAAHLTRPMDRFSGSNSRIPVRFTAHGGARIKASELLDIVPNALFMYQGNTNEVSLGAYAQLNVNPSANILFGGNYRNKDAAIAFVGLQLKNMVFGLSYDINTSTFNRASNSNGGLELSISLIGRNGLIGPNFFCPRL, encoded by the coding sequence ATGAAAATACTATCGGCTTTAAAAATATATGTTGCAGTGCTAGGATTGCTGCTGTGTACAGCGAAGTCCTTTGCACAAACTGATCCGCATTTTTCACAATATTATGCAAACCCGTTATATCTTAACCCGGCCTTAACCGGGGTAATAGACGGCGATTACCGTGCAACTGTAAACTTTAAACAACAATGGAGTGCATTAAACAGTTCTTTCTTAACAGGTGGAGCATCGTTCGATATGGCTCCAAAAAAGAACTTCGCATTTGGTGCAACCATTTTAAACCAAAGGGCAGGGGAGTTAGATTTTAACTATCTGTCTGCCCTCGTATCGGGTTCGTACCGTTTGAGGTTTGGTGCCGAAGGTTTACAGATGGTGAGCTTTGGCTTACAGGCTGGCGTAATTAACCGCAGTTTCGATTTCTCTCAGGCCAGATTTGGTAACCAGTTTAATCCAATTTCAGGTTATGATGGTGGTATGATGAGCGGCGAAACACTTTCATCTCAATCCTCTTTGGTTCCTGATGTAAATGCTGGGATCATGTATTTTGATGGTAACCCCAACAAAAGTGTAAACGTTTTCTTAGGCGCAAGTGCAGCACACTTAACCCGCCCTATGGATCGTTTCTCTGGTTCAAATTCACGTATCCCTGTTCGTTTTACGGCGCATGGCGGTGCGCGGATCAAGGCTTCAGAGTTATTGGATATTGTACCCAATGCATTGTTCATGTACCAGGGTAACACAAACGAGGTATCGTTAGGTGCTTATGCACAGCTTAACGTTAATCCATCAGCAAATATTTTGTTTGGTGGTAATTACCGTAATAAAGATGCCGCAATTGCCTTTGTTGGCCTACAGTTAAAGAATATGGTTTTCGGGTTAAGTTATGATATTAATACCTCTACTTTCAACCGCGCTTCTAACAGTAACGGAGGTTTAGAGCTTTCGATATCCTTAATTGGCCGTAACGGTCTTATTGGTCCAAACTTCTTTTGTCCACGTTTATAA